The bacterium region GTCAACCGGAAAGTGATACTTCAGCCCGGCCCACGAAAGGATCCATTGGATAGAACCAATCAACAAACCAATGAGAAAGAACCAGCGCAAACTGGAGGAAAAATCCTCCGGCCGGTAATCAACCATTCGTGGGATGCGAATAACAGTAAGGAACTGGAGCGCCAGCAAGAACGAGTTCATTCTTTTTTGCGTGATACATCAGCCTGTTCAAACGTCGGCATCTCCCGGAACAGACTTACCGCCGAATCAATGATTCCCATCGCAAGAGCAGCGCCAGTGCCTTCTCCCAGACGCATTTCCAAATTCAGAATCGGTTCGACATTGAGATGTTGAAGAACGTTTCTGTAGCCCATTTCCGCGGAGTCGTGCGCAAAAAACATATACTCACGGCATGGCGGCACAAGCGCCATGGCAATTGCTGCTGCCGCTGTGCAGATGAAGCCATCAACCACAACAGGAAGCCAGCTCGCGGCTGCTCCCAGATAGAGTCCTGTGAGCGCCGCAATTTCAAACCCTCCAAAGTATTGAAGGATATCCAGCGGTTTCATGGAGGAAATATTCCACCGATTCAGCGCGGAGCGGATGATCGCAGCTTTATTAAGTCTTCCTGATTCGTCCAGGCCAGCCCCTTTTCCGGTTACAAGTTCAGGATCAATTCCGAACAGAGCCGAATAGATCGCGCTGGCTGCAGCTGTATTTCCGATCCCCATATCGCCACCGGCAATTAGCTGAATTCCTTCGGCTTTGGCC contains the following coding sequences:
- the cobT gene encoding nicotinate-nucleotide--dimethylbenzimidazole phosphoribosyltransferase, with the protein product MKIPGIEPVVVQFFKSAQERWDNLIKPQGSLGRLEEIGSRICAITRTGMPEVKNKRLLVFAADHGIVAEGVSAYPQDVTTQMVRGFLTGKAAISILADKEKIDLKIVDMGIAARISHNNLITVHINNGTRNFVKESAMTSDEMSHALQAGIQFADQAKAEGIQLIAGGDMGIGNTAAASAIYSALFGIDPELVTGKGAGLDESGRLNKAAIIRSALNRWNISSMKPLDILQYFGGFEIAALTGLYLGAAASWLPVVVDGFICTAAAAIAMALVPPCREYMFFAHDSAEMGYRNVLQHLNVEPILNLEMRLGEGTGAALAMGIIDSAVSLFREMPTFEQADVSRKKE